Proteins found in one Pseudomonas sp. P8_241 genomic segment:
- the recQ gene encoding DNA helicase RecQ: MLEQAQRVLKDIFGYDSFRGRQGAIIERVASGGDALVLMPTGGGKSLCFQVPALLREGLAVVVSPLIALMDDQVATLEELGVAAAALNSTLSAEQQRDLAARIKRGEVKMLYLAPERLVQPRMLSFLQGLNIALFAIDEAHCVSQWGHDFRPEYLQLGQLAQLFPDVPRIALTATADKRTREEIVTRLHLQDAERFLSSFDRPNIFYRIVPKEQPRKQLLAFLAERRSDAGIVYCLSRKKVEEVAAFLSEQGFPALPYHAGLPNDLRAYHQKRFLNEEGLIMVATVAFGMGIDKPNVRFVAHLDLPKSLEAYYQETGRGGRDGLPADAWMAYGLQDVVMLKQMLQNSEGDERHKRLEQHKLDAMLSLCEETRCRRQTLLAYFDEDMPEPCGHCDNCVDGVQTWDATEPARQALSAIYRTGQRYGVGHLVDVLLGKDNEKVRSFGHQHLSVFGVGKARAESEWRSLFRQLVARGLADVDHEGYGGLRLSDTCRPLLKGEVTLELRRDLKAQTTAKSSKSQASQLVRGEEREQWEALRALRRKLAEEHGVPPYVIFPDSTLLEMLRSQPTSLAEMATVSGVGARKLERYGEAFLEVLGGQVEAPKVVADVRHELITLARAGMTPLQIAGQLQCSEKNVYTMLAEAIGKQQLSLEQALDLPEDLMGEVQDAFLDGEGELPPVSEIAALFAGRVPEGVLYCVRAALQSEFEI, translated from the coding sequence ATGCTCGAACAGGCTCAACGCGTCCTCAAGGACATCTTCGGCTACGACAGTTTCCGTGGCCGCCAGGGTGCAATCATTGAGCGCGTGGCCAGCGGCGGCGATGCCCTGGTTTTGATGCCTACCGGTGGCGGCAAGTCCCTGTGCTTCCAGGTCCCGGCGCTGCTGCGAGAAGGCCTGGCGGTGGTGGTGTCGCCGCTGATTGCGTTGATGGACGATCAGGTTGCCACTCTCGAAGAACTGGGTGTGGCCGCCGCGGCGTTGAACTCCACGCTGAGTGCCGAGCAGCAGCGCGATCTCGCGGCCCGCATCAAGCGCGGGGAAGTGAAAATGCTGTATCTCGCCCCCGAGCGCCTGGTCCAGCCGCGCATGTTGTCGTTCCTCCAAGGGTTGAATATCGCCTTGTTCGCCATCGACGAAGCCCACTGCGTATCGCAATGGGGCCACGACTTCCGTCCGGAATACCTGCAACTGGGGCAATTGGCGCAATTGTTCCCCGACGTACCGCGTATTGCCTTGACCGCCACGGCAGACAAGCGCACCCGGGAAGAAATCGTCACCCGTCTGCATTTGCAGGATGCCGAGCGCTTTCTGTCGAGTTTCGACCGCCCCAATATTTTCTATCGCATCGTGCCCAAGGAACAGCCGCGCAAGCAGTTGCTGGCGTTCCTCGCCGAACGGCGCAGCGATGCGGGCATCGTTTACTGCCTGTCTCGGAAAAAGGTCGAGGAAGTCGCAGCTTTCCTCAGCGAACAAGGCTTTCCGGCGCTGCCGTACCACGCCGGCCTGCCGAACGATTTGCGCGCCTATCACCAGAAGCGCTTCCTCAACGAGGAAGGCCTGATCATGGTCGCCACCGTCGCATTCGGCATGGGCATCGATAAACCCAACGTGCGGTTTGTCGCGCACCTCGATTTGCCGAAATCCCTTGAGGCCTATTACCAGGAAACCGGTCGCGGCGGCCGTGACGGCTTGCCGGCGGACGCGTGGATGGCCTACGGCCTGCAAGACGTGGTGATGCTCAAACAGATGTTGCAGAACTCCGAAGGCGACGAGCGTCACAAGCGCCTGGAGCAGCACAAGCTCGACGCGATGCTGTCGCTGTGCGAGGAAACCCGCTGCCGCCGCCAGACCTTGCTGGCCTACTTCGACGAGGACATGCCCGAACCTTGCGGTCACTGCGATAACTGTGTCGATGGCGTGCAGACCTGGGACGCCACCGAGCCGGCGCGTCAGGCGCTCTCGGCGATTTACCGCACCGGCCAGCGCTATGGCGTCGGGCATCTGGTGGACGTGTTGTTGGGCAAGGACAACGAGAAGGTCCGCAGCTTCGGTCATCAGCACCTGTCGGTGTTCGGGGTCGGCAAGGCGAGGGCCGAGAGCGAATGGCGCTCGTTGTTCCGACAGTTGGTGGCGCGCGGTCTGGCTGACGTCGACCATGAAGGGTATGGCGGCCTGCGCTTGAGCGATACCTGTCGGCCGCTACTCAAGGGCGAAGTGACCCTGGAATTGCGTCGCGACCTCAAGGCGCAAACCACCGCTAAAAGCAGCAAGAGCCAGGCCAGTCAACTGGTCCGTGGGGAGGAACGCGAGCAATGGGAGGCCTTGCGTGCCTTGCGTCGCAAACTCGCCGAGGAGCATGGCGTACCGCCGTACGTCATCTTCCCTGACTCGACCCTGCTGGAAATGCTGCGCAGCCAGCCGACTTCCCTGGCAGAAATGGCCACGGTCAGCGGCGTTGGCGCGCGCAAACTGGAACGCTATGGCGAGGCCTTCCTCGAAGTCCTCGGTGGTCAGGTCGAGGCCCCGAAGGTCGTGGCCGACGTGCGCCACGAACTGATCACACTGGCCCGGGCCGGCATGACGCCGTTGCAGATTGCCGGTCAGTTGCAGTGCTCGGAGAAGAACGTCTACACCATGCTGGCCGAAGCGATCGGCAAGCAGCAGTTGTCGCTGGAGCAGGCGCTGGATCTGCCTGAAGACCTCATGGGTGAAGTCCAGGACGCTTTCCTTGATGGCGAGGGCGAGTTGCCGCCGGTTTCCGAGATTGCGGCGCTGTTTGCCGGCAGGGTGCCGGAAGGGGTTTTGTATTGCGTTCGTGCAGCCTTGCAGTCTGAATTCGAAATTTGA
- a CDS encoding MarR family transcriptional regulator, whose translation MPLTEPHRFGMQLAQMSRGWRAELDRRLAGLGLSQARWLVLLHLARFNDAPTQRELAQSVGVEGPTLARLLDSLEGQGLVQRQAVLEDRRAKKIVLCAPARPLIEQIETIANQLRHELFEGVEEADLKVCMRVHGHILANLEKS comes from the coding sequence ATGCCGTTAACCGAACCCCACCGATTTGGTATGCAACTGGCCCAGATGTCTCGCGGCTGGCGTGCCGAACTGGACCGTCGCCTGGCTGGCCTGGGGCTGTCCCAGGCGCGTTGGCTGGTGCTGCTGCATCTGGCCCGTTTCAACGACGCACCGACCCAACGTGAGCTGGCGCAAAGTGTCGGTGTCGAAGGACCGACTCTGGCCCGGTTGCTCGATAGCCTCGAAGGGCAGGGACTGGTGCAACGGCAGGCGGTTCTGGAAGATCGTCGGGCAAAAAAAATCGTCCTCTGCGCGCCGGCGCGTCCCCTGATCGAACAAATTGAAACCATCGCCAATCAGCTTCGTCACGAATTGTTCGAAGGCGTGGAAGAAGCGGATCTCAAGGTGTGCATGCGGGTTCACGGCCACATACTGGCCAACCTTGAAAAATCTTGA
- a CDS encoding SelT/SelW/SelH family protein, whose product MTTSKPEIIITYCTQCQWLLRAAWLAQELLSTFGDDLGKVSLVPGTGGVFHIFCGDVQIWERKADGGFPEAKVLKQRVRDQIDPDRDLGHSDRTQ is encoded by the coding sequence ATGACCACCAGCAAACCGGAAATCATCATCACCTATTGCACCCAATGCCAATGGCTGTTGCGCGCGGCATGGCTGGCCCAGGAACTGCTCAGTACCTTTGGTGATGATTTGGGCAAAGTCTCCCTGGTGCCGGGCACGGGCGGGGTCTTTCATATTTTCTGCGGCGATGTGCAGATCTGGGAGCGTAAGGCGGACGGTGGTTTTCCTGAAGCCAAGGTCCTCAAGCAGCGGGTCCGTGATCAGATCGATCCGGACCGCGACCTGGGGCACAGCGACCGGACTCAGTGA
- a CDS encoding DMT family transporter: MTPRTALGALHIGALMFGLTGVFGKLAAASPAIIVFGRAAFAVLALAFFARFASQTRWQKLEAVDWRRLLLSGLLLAGHWVSFFIAVKVAGVAIATLGFASFPAFTVILEGLIFRERIRANEILLVVLVSIGLVLVTPDFDLASGATTGLLWAVASGLLFSLLSLTNRASSGRVPPVQAALCQNVVVALCLLPVAAPQLSEVRALDWLWIGLLGVFCTGVAHSLFVASLAVIKARTAAVVFALEPVYGITVAWLLFDENPTLRMLLGGGLIIVAIVVSSRLSSGSPNQATATQASSH; encoded by the coding sequence ATGACTCCCCGTACCGCCCTTGGCGCCCTGCATATTGGTGCACTGATGTTTGGCCTGACCGGCGTGTTCGGCAAACTCGCTGCCGCTTCACCGGCGATCATCGTTTTTGGTCGTGCTGCATTCGCCGTATTGGCCCTGGCATTTTTTGCCCGGTTTGCCAGCCAGACACGCTGGCAAAAACTCGAAGCCGTGGACTGGCGCCGCCTGTTGCTCAGCGGTCTGTTGCTGGCCGGGCACTGGGTGAGTTTCTTCATTGCGGTGAAAGTTGCGGGCGTTGCAATCGCAACATTGGGTTTTGCCAGTTTCCCGGCGTTTACCGTAATTCTCGAAGGACTGATTTTCCGCGAGCGCATCCGTGCCAATGAAATCCTGCTGGTGGTGCTTGTCAGCATTGGCCTGGTGCTGGTCACGCCGGACTTCGATCTGGCCAGCGGCGCCACCACGGGCCTGCTTTGGGCGGTGGCTTCCGGCTTGCTCTTCTCACTGCTGTCGCTGACCAACCGCGCCAGCTCCGGGCGAGTACCGCCCGTGCAAGCCGCCTTGTGTCAGAACGTGGTGGTTGCCCTGTGCCTGCTACCAGTGGCAGCACCGCAATTGAGCGAAGTGCGTGCCCTCGACTGGCTGTGGATCGGTCTGCTCGGCGTATTCTGCACCGGTGTCGCCCACAGCCTGTTTGTCGCCAGTCTCGCCGTGATCAAGGCTCGCACCGCCGCCGTGGTGTTTGCCCTGGAGCCGGTTTACGGCATTACCGTGGCGTGGCTGTTGTTCGATGAAAACCCGACCCTGCGCATGCTGCTCGGCGGTGGTTTGATTATCGTGGCGATCGTAGTGTCCAGCAGGCTCTCAAGTGGCTCCCCCAACCAAGCCACTGCCACTCAGGCTTCGTCTCACTGA
- a CDS encoding helix-turn-helix transcriptional regulator, which produces MRPILTLRQYSHDLIVHSHEHAQLVFGLSGALDFEVGGHGSQVVQQSFVVIPSGAHHACGSANGSRCLVLDVPSEQWVAQSLGDHADSSRRLLDNAGRLALDAGQSQLVHWLANSPVDDPLIAQQGAVLLLASLNKVGPEAIGGRRLPYAALNAHIDQYAAYPLQVADLARVAGLSNARLHARFVAECGQTPMDYIRSRRLHIAVDLLRTSALPIGEIACRVGYSSQSAFAAAVLREFGASPGKLRREAGDKKR; this is translated from the coding sequence ATGAGACCGATCCTCACGCTACGCCAGTACAGCCACGACCTGATCGTTCACAGCCACGAACACGCGCAACTGGTGTTCGGGCTGTCGGGCGCGCTGGATTTCGAGGTCGGCGGCCATGGCAGTCAGGTGGTTCAGCAGAGCTTCGTGGTGATACCGTCCGGCGCCCATCATGCTTGCGGTAGCGCCAATGGCAGCCGTTGCCTGGTGTTGGACGTGCCCAGCGAGCAATGGGTGGCGCAGTCGCTGGGTGATCACGCCGATTCGAGCCGACGCCTGCTCGACAATGCCGGTCGGCTGGCACTGGATGCCGGGCAAAGCCAATTGGTGCATTGGCTGGCGAACAGCCCGGTCGATGATCCGCTGATTGCGCAACAGGGCGCGGTCTTGCTGCTGGCCAGTCTCAACAAGGTCGGGCCTGAAGCCATCGGCGGTCGGCGCCTGCCCTACGCCGCGCTGAATGCGCACATCGATCAGTACGCAGCCTATCCTTTGCAAGTCGCCGACCTGGCGCGTGTGGCCGGGCTGTCCAATGCTCGCTTGCACGCGCGATTCGTGGCCGAATGCGGGCAGACACCGATGGACTACATTCGCAGCCGCCGCCTGCACATCGCCGTGGACTTACTGCGCACCTCAGCGCTGCCCATTGGCGAAATTGCCTGTCGGGTCGGGTATAGCTCGCAGAGTGCGTTTGCGGCGGCGGTGCTACGGGAGTTCGGCGCCTCGCCCGGGAAACTGCGGCGCGAGGCTGGCGACAAAAAACGCTAG
- a CDS encoding UDP-2,3-diacylglucosamine diphosphatase: MTSAELAKPTRKQRVRTLWISDVHLGTRDCQAEHLSQFLKGYHADKVYLVGDIIDGWKLRGGMYWPQAHTNVIRRLLTMSKRGTEVIYVTGNHDEFLRRYSKLILGNIQLVDEAVHVTADGRHLLVIHGDQFDVITRYHRWLAFLGDWAYEFTLTLNRWLNHWRARYGYGYWSLSAYLKHKVKTAVSFISDFEEAIAHECVKRELHGVVCGHIHHAEIRKVGGVDYLNCGDWVESCTALIEHWDGTIELYRLADAQVREVQLKASKVEELA, translated from the coding sequence ATGACCAGCGCCGAGCTCGCCAAACCCACCCGTAAGCAACGCGTGCGGACTTTGTGGATTTCCGACGTGCATCTGGGTACGCGGGATTGTCAGGCTGAACACCTTTCGCAATTTCTCAAGGGCTACCACGCGGACAAGGTTTACCTGGTCGGCGACATCATCGATGGCTGGAAACTGCGCGGTGGCATGTACTGGCCCCAGGCGCACACCAATGTGATCCGACGCTTGCTGACCATGAGCAAGCGCGGCACCGAGGTGATTTATGTCACCGGCAACCACGACGAATTCCTGCGCCGTTATTCGAAGCTGATACTGGGCAATATCCAGCTGGTCGACGAGGCCGTGCATGTCACCGCCGATGGCCGGCATCTGCTGGTGATTCACGGCGACCAGTTCGATGTGATCACCCGTTACCACCGCTGGCTGGCGTTCCTCGGCGACTGGGCCTACGAGTTCACCCTGACCCTCAATCGCTGGCTAAACCACTGGCGGGCGCGTTATGGCTACGGTTACTGGTCGCTGTCGGCGTACCTCAAGCACAAGGTCAAAACCGCGGTCAGTTTTATCAGCGACTTCGAAGAAGCCATCGCCCATGAGTGCGTCAAACGCGAACTGCATGGCGTGGTGTGTGGGCACATTCACCATGCGGAGATCCGCAAGGTGGGCGGGGTGGATTACCTCAATTGCGGGGATTGGGTGGAATCGTGCACGGCGCTGATCGAGCACTGGGATGGCACGATCGAGTTGTATCGGTTGGCCGATGCCCAGGTGCGGGAGGTGCAGTTGAAGGCTTCGAAAGTCGAAGAACTGGCTTGA
- a CDS encoding phosphohydrolase — translation MNANARFTHMKDGTEEDWAIIAADFSAYARQLPTRIVAHLKLLEGDFGGFPVDRLTHSLQTATRAWRDGRDEEYVVCALLHDIGDTLGSFNHPDIAAAILKPFVSAENLWMVEKHGIFQGYYFFHHLGMDRHLREQFKDHPQYQATAEFCAKYDAAAFDPEYDTLPLSFFEPMMERLFAQPKNSIYKAAMEEQSPA, via the coding sequence ATGAATGCCAATGCCCGTTTCACCCACATGAAGGATGGCACGGAGGAAGACTGGGCGATCATCGCGGCAGACTTCAGTGCTTACGCCCGACAATTGCCGACCCGGATTGTGGCGCACCTGAAGTTGCTGGAGGGTGACTTTGGCGGGTTCCCGGTGGATCGCCTCACACACTCCCTGCAAACCGCCACCCGCGCCTGGCGCGATGGCCGCGACGAAGAGTACGTGGTTTGCGCCCTTCTTCACGATATCGGCGACACCCTGGGTTCCTTTAACCACCCGGACATTGCTGCGGCGATCCTCAAGCCATTCGTCAGCGCCGAAAACTTGTGGATGGTGGAGAAACACGGGATTTTCCAGGGTTACTATTTCTTCCATCACCTGGGCATGGACCGGCACCTACGCGAGCAATTCAAGGACCATCCGCAATATCAGGCGACGGCCGAATTCTGCGCAAAGTACGATGCCGCGGCGTTTGATCCAGAATACGATACGCTGCCGCTGAGCTTCTTCGAGCCGATGATGGAGCGGTTGTTTGCGCAGCCGAAGAATTCCATCTACAAGGCGGCGATGGAAGAACAATCGCCAGCCTGA
- a CDS encoding DUF962 domain-containing protein: MDNIKRFNSFAEFYPYYLSEHSDSTCRRLHFIGTTLVIFILALTIGRGAWMLLWALPLAGYSFAWVGHFFFEKNRPATFQHPLYSLLGDFVMYRDMILGRVPF; encoded by the coding sequence GTGGATAACATCAAGCGTTTCAACAGCTTCGCTGAGTTCTATCCGTACTACCTCAGCGAACACAGCGACAGTACTTGTCGACGATTGCATTTTATCGGCACAACCCTGGTCATTTTCATTCTGGCGCTGACCATCGGTCGTGGTGCGTGGATGCTGTTGTGGGCCCTGCCGCTGGCGGGTTACAGCTTCGCCTGGGTCGGGCACTTTTTCTTCGAGAAGAACCGCCCGGCCACCTTTCAACATCCCCTCTATAGCCTGCTCGGTGACTTCGTGATGTACCGGGACATGATTCTGGGGCGCGTTCCGTTCTAG
- a CDS encoding AraC family transcriptional regulator, whose amino-acid sequence MSERTTSASWAMGIVKALEMDGLDCRVLFKQLGLDYAALDDPDARFPQDSMTRLWQRAVDLSGNPAIGLNMGKVVRPAQFHVAGYALMSSQTLAEGFRRLVRFQRIIAESADLSFKLLDDGYALILTVHGDHLPPTRQSAEASLACALALCGWLTGRTLQPRKVLVQGDQPANLEPYKQAFHAPLVFNAPYDALIFERSDMEAPLPTANEAMALLHDRFAGEYLARFSETRVTHKARQVLCRLLPQGEPKRDAVAQTLHLSQRTLQRRLQEEGTSFQVLLDDTRRELAEQYLAQPNMTLLEIAYLLGFADPSNFFRAFRRWFDATPGEYRMRLLQAPAAINDAKMPEYTAQTQ is encoded by the coding sequence ATGAGCGAACGAACGACTTCTGCAAGCTGGGCGATGGGAATTGTCAAAGCACTGGAAATGGACGGCCTGGATTGTCGGGTTTTGTTCAAGCAGCTAGGGCTCGACTACGCGGCACTGGATGATCCGGATGCGCGCTTCCCGCAGGATTCCATGACGCGGCTGTGGCAGCGCGCGGTCGATTTGTCGGGTAACCCGGCGATCGGCCTGAACATGGGCAAGGTGGTGCGGCCTGCGCAATTCCACGTGGCAGGCTACGCCTTGATGTCCAGTCAGACCCTGGCCGAGGGCTTCCGGCGTCTGGTGCGTTTTCAGCGCATTATCGCCGAAAGTGCCGACCTGAGTTTCAAACTGCTTGATGATGGCTACGCGCTGATTCTGACGGTGCATGGTGATCATCTACCGCCTACCCGACAAAGTGCAGAAGCTTCGCTGGCCTGCGCGCTGGCCCTGTGCGGCTGGCTAACGGGGCGGACATTGCAGCCGCGCAAAGTGTTGGTTCAGGGTGATCAACCGGCCAATCTGGAACCTTACAAGCAGGCCTTTCATGCGCCTCTGGTGTTCAACGCACCGTACGATGCGCTGATCTTCGAGCGTTCGGACATGGAAGCACCGTTACCGACGGCCAACGAGGCCATGGCGTTACTGCATGACCGTTTTGCCGGTGAATACCTGGCGCGCTTCTCGGAAACCCGCGTGACCCACAAGGCGCGGCAGGTGTTGTGTCGTCTGTTGCCTCAAGGGGAACCCAAGCGCGACGCCGTGGCGCAGACGCTGCATTTGTCCCAGCGAACCTTGCAGCGTCGTTTGCAGGAAGAGGGCACGAGCTTCCAGGTGTTGCTCGACGATACCCGACGCGAATTGGCCGAGCAGTATCTGGCGCAACCGAACATGACCTTGCTGGAAATTGCCTATCTGCTGGGTTTCGCCGATCCGAGCAATTTCTTCCGCGCCTTCCGCCGCTGGTTCGACGCCACGCCCGGCGAGTACCGGATGCGGCTATTGCAGGCACCTGCGGCGATCAATGACGCCAAAATGCCGGAATACACAGCACAAACACAGTAA